The following are from one region of the Capsicum annuum cultivar UCD-10X-F1 chromosome 1, UCD10Xv1.1, whole genome shotgun sequence genome:
- the LOC107856956 gene encoding uncharacterized protein LOC107856956 translates to MKSNSPKILWWFKLLTMGVFLGFLIVWEIHSVNVGSFSEDFILVKVNSSGKFSPFFKDFSFTNIIQYYEYWVNTYQKLNQDVARQNLAPKGVALDFNLEKVTNLSHKEPATRPRVCRWISTELEANYSSNLLIELFAPGGESCRESRTVDLKIPALDGRENIELSTGDIHEFVFHALDDSGKPHCLGGDYFETDIAGETWKSRPPIKDFGNGTYQFSLQVHPDFSGDYNLTIILLFRHYEGLRFWPERFVFDKVLRVIPVKFSKSSVELPEISQCKKSDLVKDVWSGRWTRHAKNDSCSISNDGRYRCQEPNFPCQKPWCDGPLGSLESNGWVYSTHCSFNMFSREEAWNCLKDRWIFWWGDSNHCDTVRNILNFILDMNDTREVPRRVDLNISNPRNSSQTVRFTNIFNGHPNETDNNQGLNSFTDTGYRELLKGYFSRHVVPDTIIMNSGLHDGLMHWSNITCFIESADFAASFWAEVFNGVRQRALTQPEVIYRTTVAPGGNARTHGYNPNKMEAFNGVILDKFRAYGLIDCVIDDFDMTYPWHFDNRCNDGAHYGRAPSKQKWRDGQIGHQYFVDLMLAHVLLNALCST, encoded by the coding sequence ATGAAGTCAAATAGCCCCAAGATTCTATGGTGGTTTAAACTATTGACAATGGGTGTTTTCCTTGGATTCTTGATTGTTTGGGAAATTCATAGTGTCAACGTGGGCAGTTTTTCGGAAGATTTTATTTTGGTGAAGGTGAATAGTTCAGGAAAATTCAGTCCTTTCTTTAAAGATTTTAGCTTTACCAATATTATCCAATATTACGAATACTGGGTAAATACTTATCAGAAATTGAACCAAGATGTTGCCCGACAAAATCTGGCTCCTAAAGGTGTTGCACTTGATTTCAATCTTGAAAAGGTGACAAATTTGTCCCATAAAGAACCAGCTACAAGACCAAGAGTTTGTAGGTGGATTTCAACTGAATTAGAGGCAAACTATTCATCAAATCTTCTTATTGAATTGTTTGCTCCTGGAGGTGAGTCGTGTAGGGAATCGAGAACAGTGGATTTAAAAATCCCTGCTTTGGATGGTCGTGAGAACATTGAGTTGTCAACAGGTGATATTCACGAGTTTGTTTTCCATGCATTGGATGATTCTGGGAAGCCTCATTGTTTGGGTGGTGATTATTTCGAAACTGATATTGCTGGTGAAACATGGAAATCTAGACCTCCCATTAAAGATTTTGGCAATGGTACATACCAGTTTTCCCTGCAAGTTCACCCTGATTTTTCTGGGGATTACAATCTTACAATCATATTACTATTCCGACATTATGAAGGCTTGAGGTTTTGGCCCGAAAGATTTGTATTTGACAAAGTTTTGCGCGTGATCCCAGTCAAATTCTCTAAGTCATCTGTTGAATTACCTGAAATATCTCAATGCAAGAAATCAGATCTTGTTAAAGATGTGTGGTCTGGTCGATGGACTCgtcatgccaagaatgatagctGCTCAATTAGCAATGATGGGAGATACAGATGCCAAGAACCAAATTTTCCATGTCAAAAACCATGGTGTGATGGTCCACTGGGATCCTTGGAAAGCAATGGTTGGGTCTATTCAACACACTGTTCATTCAATATGTTCTCAAGAGAAGAAGCTTGGAATTGTTTGAAGGATCGCTGGATTTTCTGGTGGGGTGATTCAAATCACTGTGACACAGTGAGAAATATTCTTAATTTCATTTTAGATATGAATGATACAAGGGAGGTTCCAAGAAGAGTTGATTTGAACATCAGCAACCCGAGGAATTCATCACAAACAGTTCGATTTACTAACATTTTCAATGGGCATCCTAATGAGACCGACAATAATCAAGGCTTGAATTCGTTCACGGATACAGGCTATAGAGAACTTTTAAAAGGGTACTTCTCTAGACATGTTGTTCCAGACACTATAATTATGAATTCGGGCTTACATGATGGACTGATGCATTGGTCTAATATTACGTGTTTCATAGAAAGTGCAGACTTTGCTGCATCATTTTGGGCTGAGGTATTTAATGGCGTAAGGCAGAGAGCCTTGACACAACCAGAAGTCATATATAGGACTACAGTCGCCCCGGGTGGAAACGCTAGAACACATGGGTACAATCCAAATAAAATGGAGGCCTTCAATGGGGTAATCTTGGATAAGTTTAGGGCATATGGTTTAATCGATTGCGTCATTGATGATTTCGACATGACTTATCCATGGCACTTTGACAACCGATGCAATGATGGGGCACATTACGGTCGTGCTCCTTCCAAGCAGAAGTGGAGGGATGGTCAGATTGGGCACCAATATTTTGTGGACCTTATGCTTGCTCACGTGCTGCTCAATGCATTATGTTCAACATAG